The Humulus lupulus chromosome 3, drHumLupu1.1, whole genome shotgun sequence genome window below encodes:
- the LOC133822847 gene encoding DNA-directed RNA polymerase 1, mitochondrial: MWRSFAKRATSRKLKLFSDSHIYSSSSSSPRDTNFLRKYRPDTTRATENSWFPLPSFRRFGIISSLDNILGQPSLLNSSSNAFGTYGFKGYASVAEAIASTDAEDDSSGSDEVQELLDEMDKENKVDSYFKGPKKMVAGMGITKYHILRRRQIKMETEAWEEAAKEYQELLTDMCEQKLAPNLPYVKSLFLGWFEPLRNAIVADQEMCREKKSKPSYAPYYYHLSADMMAVIAMHKLMGLLMTNSGAVGSVRVVQAACQIGEAIENEVRIQKFFEKTKKKKKKKKKDTNTNTDDKEPEGEPDAVSIEKEISINKDQQKLRNKVTLLIKKQKVQQVREIVKQQDDSKPWGQEAHVKIGCRLIQLLTETAYIQPPVDQLGDTPPDIRPAFVHSLKTITKEAQKTSRRYGVIECDPLVRRGLEKTARHMVIPYMPMLVPPNNWLGYDKGAYLFLPSYVMRTHGAKQQREAVKRTSRKQLEPVLEALDTLGNTKWRVNKRVLSVIDRIWSSGGSLGGLVSREDVPLPEEPDTEDESEIRKWKWKLKTAKKENSERHSQRCDIELKLAVGRKMKDEEGFHYPHNLDFRGRAYPMHPYLNHLGSDVCRGILEFAEGRALGKSGLYWLKIHLANLYGGGVDKLSYDGRVAFTENHIDNVFDSADRPLEGKRWWLGAEDPFQCLATCISLAEALRSPSPETTLSHMPVHQDGSCNGLQHYAALGRDKLGAAAVNLVAGDKPADVYSGIAARVLDIMRKDAKDDPATNSDAVHARKLIDQVDRKLVKQTVMTSVYGVTYIGARDQIKRRLKERDVIADDSELFAAACYAARTTLTALEEMFEAARSIMSWLGDCAKVIASENKAVQWTTPLGLPVIQPYRQLGRHLIKTSLQVLTLRRETDKVMAKRQRTAFPPNFVHSLDGSHMMMTAVACKKAGLNFAGVHDSYWTHACDVDEMNRILREKFVELYEAPVLENLLESFQTSFPSLSFPPLPDRGDFDLREVLESPYFFN, translated from the exons ATGTGGAGGAGTTTTGCCAAGAGAGCTACTTCAAGGAAGTTAAAGCTTTTTTCCGATTCTCatatttattcttcttcttccagTTCTCCTAGAGATACTAATTTTCTTAGAAAATATAGGCCAGATACGACTCGGGCTACTGAGAATTCATGGTTCCCTTTACCGAGTTTTCGTCGATTTGGAATAATATCGTCTCTGGATAACATTTTGGGACAACCCAGTTTGCTGAATTCGTCAAGTAACGCTTTTGGTACTTATGGTTTTAAAGGTTACGCAAGTGTTGCCGAGGCCATTGCTTCTACTGATGCCGAGGACGATTCCTCGGGTTCCGATGAGGTTCAGGAGTTGTTAGACGAGATGGATAAGGAGAACAAGGTGGATTCCTACTTTAAGGGGCCGAAGAAAATGGTCGCAGGAATGGGAATCACGAAATACCACATTCTTAGGAGGCGACAGATAAAAATGGAGACAGAGGCGTGGGAAGAGGCTGCCAAAGAGTACCAAGAGCTTTTAACGGACATGTGTGAGCAGAAACTTGCACCCAATTTGCCTTATGTGAAGTCGTTGTTCCTTGGTTGGTTTGAGCCTTTGCGGAATGCCATTGTTGCTGATCAGGAGATGTGCCGGGAAAAGAAGAGCAAACCTTCTTATGCTCCGTATTATTATCACTTGTCAGCGGACATGATGGCCGTTATTGCAATGCACAAGCTGATGGGGTTACTAATGACTAACAGTGGAGCAGTTGGTAGTGTCAGGGTAGTCCAAGCAGCTTGCCAGATTGGTGAAGCTATTGAAAATGAG GTTAGGATACAAAAGTTTTTTGAGaagacaaagaagaagaagaagaagaagaagaaggatacAAATACAAATACAGATGACAAGGAACCTGAGGGTGAGCCTGATGCTGTAAGCATTGAAAAAGAGATATCGATTAACAAggaccaacaaaaactaagaaaTAAAGTTACACTGCTGATAAAAAAGCAGAAGGTGCAGCAAGTGAGGGAAATAGTAAAGCAACAAGATGATTCAAAACCTTGGGGTCAGGAAGCCCATGTTAAG ATTGGATGCCGATTGATTCAGTTATTGACAGAAACAGCGTATATACAACCTCCAGTTGATCAATTAGGTGATACTCCACCGGATATACGCCCTGCATTTGTTCACAGCCTTAAAACTATCACTAAAGAAGCACA GAAGACCAGCAGGAGATATGGTGTAATTGAATGTGACCCACTTGTTCGGAGAGGCCTGGAAAAAACT GCTAGGCACATGGTCATCCCTTATATGCCGATGCTAGTCCCTCCTAATAATTGGCTAGG GTATGACAAAGGAGCCTATTTGTTCCTGCCATCATATGTTATGCGGACACATGGAGCAAAACAACAACGTGAAGCAGTTAAAAGGACTTCTAGGAAGCAACTGGAACCTGTTTTAGAG GCCCTGGATACACTTGGAAATACCAAATGGAGGGTGAACAAAAGGGTGCTTAGTGTGATAGATAGAATTTGGTCTAGTGGAGGTTCTCTTGGTGGGTTGGTCAGCCGTGAAGAT GTTCCTTTGCCAGAAGAACCTGACACTGAAGATGAATCCGAAATCCGCAAATGGAAATGGAAACTTAAAACAGCTAAAAAGGAGAATAGTGAGAGGCATTCGCAGCGCTGCGACATTGAACTTAAACTTGCT GTTGGGCGAAAGATGAAGGATGAAGAAGGTTTTCACTATCCCCACAACCTTGATTTCCGAGGCCGTGCTTATCCCATGCATCCTTACTTGAACCATCTAGGTTCTGATGTGTGTCGAGGCATCTTGGAGTTTGCAGAGGGACGCGCTTTGGGGAAGTCAGGCTTATACTGGTTGAAGATACATTTGGCAAATTTATATGGTGGTGGTGTGGACAAATTATCTTACGATGGTCGAGTAGCATTTACCGAAAACCATATTGACAATGTATTTGATTCAGCAGATAGGCCTTTAGAAGGAAAGCGCTGGTGGCTGGGTGCAGAGGATCCTTTTCAGTGCTTGGCAACATGTATTAGTCTTGCAGAAGCATTGAGAAGCCCCTCTCCGGAGACTACTCTTTCACATATGCCTGTCCACCAG GATGGTTCGTGCAATGGGCTACAACATTATGCTGCCCTGGGAAGGGACAAG TTGGGAGCAGCTGCAGTAAATCTTGTTGCAGGAGACAAACCTGCTGATGTCTACTCAGGAATAGCTGCCAG AGTTCTGGATATCATGCGTAAAGATGCAAAGGACGATCCTGCAACAAATTCAGATGCAGTGCATGCCAGGAAATTAATTGATCAG GTGGATCGTAAATTGGTAAAACAGACAGTCATGACATCCGTATATGGTGTTACTTACATAGGTGCACGTGATCAAATTAAAAGGAGGTTGAAGGAGCGTGATGTTATTGCTGATGATTCAGAACTCTTTGCTGCAGCTTGCTATGCTGCAAGA ACTACGTTGACAGCTTTAGAAGAAATGTTTGAAGCTGCTAGAAGTATTATGAGCTGGCTTGGTGATTGTGCTAAG GTGATAGCATCAGAGAATAAAGCAGTTCAGTGGACTACTCCTCTCGGACTTCCTGTTATTCAGCCATACCGGCAATTAGGCAGACATCTT ATTAAAACTTCCCTTCAAGTGTTGACTTTACGGCGGGAAACTGACAag GTAATGGCTAAGCGGCAAAGGACAGCCTTTCCCCCAAATTTTGTTCACTCTCTTGATGGCTCCCATATGATGATGACTGCTGTTGCCTGCAAAAAAGCAGGGTTGAACTTTGCAG GAGTCCATGATTCATATTGGACCCATGCCTGTGATGTTGACGAAATGAATAGGATACTGAGAGAGAAATTTGTTGAACTCTACGAGGCCCCAGTTTTGGAGAAT TTGCTGGAAAGCTTTCAGACATCTTTTCCATCACTGAGTTTTCCTCCTTTACCGGATCGGGGAGACTTTGATCTTAGAGAGGTACTGGAATCTCCCTATTTCTTCAACTAG